In one Streptomyces sp. T12 genomic region, the following are encoded:
- the rbsD gene encoding D-ribose pyranase translates to MKKAGILNRHLSGALAELGHGDGVLVCDAGMPIPDGPRVVDLAFRAGVPSFAEVLDGLLAELTVEGATAAQEIREANPAAAALLEGEFPGLELVTHERLKELSAGARLVVRTGEARPYANVLLRCGVFF, encoded by the coding sequence GTGAAGAAGGCCGGAATCCTGAACCGTCACCTCTCCGGCGCCCTCGCCGAGCTGGGCCACGGCGACGGTGTGCTGGTGTGCGACGCCGGCATGCCGATACCCGACGGCCCGCGGGTCGTCGACCTGGCCTTTAGGGCCGGGGTGCCGTCCTTCGCCGAGGTGCTGGACGGTCTGCTGGCCGAGCTGACGGTGGAGGGCGCGACTGCGGCGCAGGAGATACGCGAGGCCAATCCGGCGGCGGCCGCGCTGCTGGAGGGCGAGTTTCCCGGGCTGGAGCTGGTCACGCACGAGCGGCTCAAGGAGCTGTCGGCCGGGGCGCGGCTGGTCGTACGGACCGGGGAGGCACGGCCGTACGCGAATGTGCTGCTGCGCTGCGGGGTCTTCTTCTGA
- a CDS encoding DUF937 domain-containing protein: MSEVDENPLTSLQNDVLDELGDDRIGDIAVLLGTDEPGARQMVCTTVSALSGEAETVATPHDAPLTGVATVGGFATGGLMAGVLAEEAGSVARAVAGRTGLPPAAVSRVVETLIPAVLAVLTKRAAKK; encoded by the coding sequence ATGTCAGAGGTAGACGAAAACCCCCTCACATCCCTACAGAACGACGTGCTCGACGAGCTCGGCGACGACCGGATCGGCGACATCGCGGTGCTCCTGGGCACCGACGAGCCCGGTGCCCGGCAGATGGTGTGTACGACGGTGTCGGCCCTGTCCGGCGAGGCGGAGACCGTGGCCACCCCGCACGATGCCCCGCTCACCGGCGTGGCCACCGTGGGCGGCTTCGCCACCGGCGGCCTGATGGCCGGGGTGCTGGCGGAGGAGGCCGGGTCGGTCGCGCGCGCGGTCGCCGGGCGGACGGGGCTGCCGCCGGCCGCCGTGTCACGGGTCGTGGAGACGTTGATTCCGGCGGTGCTGGCGGTGCTCACGAAGAGGGCCGCGAAGAAGTAG